In one Echinicola marina genomic region, the following are encoded:
- a CDS encoding sulfatase-like hydrolase/transferase has protein sequence MISILKSSFFNSLLIICGGLFNLLLGACQPTTTEEKKVAPEKSKPNILVIFADDQGTFDINAFGSKDLETPNLDRIANEGVRFTQFYAAAPVCSPSRASLLTGKFNFHARLFGNVAPPHADPEFKSGLPTEEITMAEVFKANDYSTALIGKWHLGHSPEKLPNGQGFDYFFGHQRGCIDNFSHFFYWDGPNMHDLYRNDEEVYHQGDFFGDLMVDEVKKFTAPEKEDPFFIYWAINMPHYPYQGRKKWLDHYKDTPSPRKEYAAFISTFDEMIGEVLDHLEATGQLDNTIIVYQSDHGHSTEERAFFGGGNNGPFHGAKFCMLEGGIRVPAMIRYPKAVPANELRNQMANSIDWLPTLAELTNTEIPNKDEIDGKSLMPIIQDKNAPSQHEVLHWATGNPESKTNSWAVRKGDWKLHGNPWDPEKELTFGDEDKLYLVDMATDSTESTNLAKQHPEIVQELLKIHNDWNQEMIELKNK, from the coding sequence ATGATATCCATATTAAAATCAAGTTTCTTTAACAGCCTTTTGATCATCTGCGGAGGATTATTCAACCTTCTTCTAGGTGCATGTCAACCCACTACTACTGAAGAAAAAAAAGTAGCCCCGGAAAAATCCAAACCAAACATCTTGGTCATCTTTGCAGATGATCAAGGGACCTTTGACATCAATGCTTTTGGTTCAAAGGATCTTGAGACCCCGAACTTGGACAGAATTGCAAACGAAGGTGTACGTTTTACCCAGTTTTACGCAGCAGCTCCGGTTTGCTCTCCTTCAAGAGCCAGCCTTCTGACTGGGAAGTTCAACTTCCACGCTAGGCTTTTTGGCAATGTGGCCCCTCCACATGCTGATCCGGAATTTAAATCCGGGCTGCCTACCGAAGAAATCACCATGGCAGAGGTTTTCAAAGCCAATGATTATTCTACTGCCTTGATCGGAAAGTGGCATTTGGGGCACAGCCCAGAAAAACTTCCAAACGGTCAAGGCTTCGATTATTTCTTTGGTCACCAAAGAGGCTGCATTGATAATTTCTCCCATTTCTTCTATTGGGACGGACCAAACATGCATGATTTATATAGAAATGATGAAGAAGTCTATCACCAGGGTGATTTCTTTGGTGATCTGATGGTAGATGAAGTAAAAAAATTCACTGCGCCGGAAAAAGAAGATCCGTTTTTTATCTATTGGGCGATCAATATGCCTCATTACCCTTATCAAGGGAGAAAAAAATGGCTTGACCATTATAAAGACACGCCAAGTCCCAGGAAAGAATATGCCGCTTTCATCAGTACTTTCGATGAAATGATCGGTGAAGTTTTGGATCATTTGGAAGCTACTGGACAGCTGGACAATACCATAATCGTTTACCAATCTGATCACGGTCACAGTACAGAAGAAAGAGCTTTCTTTGGCGGAGGTAATAATGGCCCTTTCCATGGCGCTAAATTCTGTATGCTAGAGGGTGGTATCAGGGTGCCTGCCATGATCCGTTATCCAAAAGCCGTCCCTGCCAACGAACTCCGAAACCAAATGGCCAACAGCATTGATTGGTTGCCTACCTTGGCTGAACTGACCAATACTGAAATCCCGAATAAGGATGAGATAGACGGCAAGAGCTTAATGCCGATCATTCAAGATAAAAATGCTCCTTCCCAACATGAAGTCCTCCACTGGGCTACAGGCAATCCTGAGAGCAAAACCAATTCTTGGGCTGTAAGAAAAGGAGACTGGAAATTGCATGGAAATCCTTGGGATCCTGAAAAAGAACTGACCTTCGGAGACGAAGACAAATTATACTTGGTGGACATGGCCACAGATTCCACTGAATCCACTAATCTAGCCAAGCAGCATCCTGAAATAGTGCAAGAGCTACTGAAAATACATAATGACTGGAATCAGGAAATGATTGAATTGAAGAATAAATAA
- a CDS encoding acyltransferase family protein: MPEIPKTSNDRLKSLDFYRGLTMFLLIAEFSHLFSYLVSPDLEGTFIYTLGEQFHHVEWEGLHFWDLIQPFFMFIVGVAMPLSFTKRMEKGDSYAQLSKHAYFRAFWLLVLGWVLYCIGPGRIVFRFQNVLAQLGVTYILAFWVLRKSPAIQIGFSVLLILISELLYRFFPVEGFDQAFVAGENFGAWFNILISGKEDGGHWAMFNAIPTAAHTIWGVCAGQLLLGKSSDKQKLQILLLVGLLALIIGYGISPFTPIIKRISTSSFVFASGGWSLIALAICYWWIDVRKNQRGVWFFAIVGLNPLFIYLFAHVGGADLIREILLPFSNSLFAWMGELGAAVVLSLLVLFAMWYICFWLYKKKIFFRI; the protein is encoded by the coding sequence ATGCCCGAAATACCTAAAACCTCAAATGATCGACTAAAGTCTCTCGATTTTTATCGAGGACTGACCATGTTTCTTTTAATCGCTGAATTTTCTCACTTGTTTTCCTATTTGGTGTCCCCTGACTTGGAAGGGACTTTTATTTACACATTGGGCGAACAGTTTCATCATGTCGAATGGGAAGGCTTACATTTTTGGGATTTGATCCAACCCTTTTTTATGTTTATTGTAGGTGTGGCCATGCCCCTATCTTTTACCAAAAGAATGGAGAAAGGGGATTCATATGCTCAACTTAGCAAGCATGCTTATTTTAGAGCCTTTTGGTTATTGGTTTTAGGATGGGTTTTGTATTGTATCGGCCCTGGAAGGATAGTTTTTCGCTTTCAGAATGTATTGGCTCAATTGGGAGTTACTTATATTTTAGCTTTTTGGGTTCTTCGTAAATCTCCTGCGATTCAGATTGGCTTTTCTGTTTTATTGATATTGATCAGTGAGTTGCTGTATAGGTTTTTTCCTGTGGAGGGCTTTGATCAAGCATTTGTTGCAGGAGAGAACTTTGGCGCTTGGTTTAATATATTGATCTCAGGTAAAGAAGATGGAGGTCATTGGGCCATGTTCAACGCCATTCCTACCGCGGCTCATACCATTTGGGGTGTTTGCGCCGGACAATTGCTACTCGGAAAAAGCTCAGATAAGCAAAAACTCCAAATTTTATTGTTGGTAGGGCTATTGGCTTTGATAATTGGTTATGGAATTAGCCCATTTACTCCGATTATCAAGCGGATCTCAACGAGTAGCTTTGTGTTTGCTTCTGGAGGTTGGTCGTTGATTGCTTTGGCTATATGTTATTGGTGGATAGATGTTCGTAAAAATCAGAGAGGCGTGTGGTTCTTTGCCATCGTTGGACTGAATCCATTATTTATCTATCTCTTTGCCCATGTGGGTGGAGCGGACCTGATCCGGGAAATTTTACTTCCTTTTTCTAACAGCCTATTTGCTTGGATGGGAGAGTTGGGAGCTGCTGTTGTACTCAGTCTTTTGGTGCTTTTTGCGATGTGGTACATCTGCTTTTGGTTATATAAAAAGAAGATATTCTTCCGAATATAG
- a CDS encoding discoidin domain-containing protein translates to MKKYNLFHLGMAGLLIMATLPSCENEELEISPFAQIYMPQAINKPSQHTLVMTDSVQPLVFGAAYGSPDILGMDMEIQFELAPEMVAEFNQENGTDYEMIPEGAYELSGDRASITSGEMQSQSLKVWVNPGKGFDFETQYLLPVTIKSVQSKLPINESLRTTYFLVDANPPVYEAFDRSQWNIFDVSSEEVSGEGENNGHAKHALDGDIETFWHTQWQGASPGLPHIMTIDMGESKLLSGLSFIQRQNRDQGNVNEIFVEVSVDGVNWQEEEIFPGRLMDNNNINHVYLKNPKDVRYFRVTITSTYGNTNFTHLAEIYGF, encoded by the coding sequence ATGAAAAAATATAATTTATTTCATTTGGGAATGGCCGGTTTGCTTATAATGGCAACTTTGCCGTCCTGCGAAAATGAGGAACTTGAAATCAGCCCCTTTGCGCAGATTTATATGCCTCAAGCCATAAATAAGCCTTCCCAACATACTTTGGTAATGACAGATAGCGTGCAGCCCCTTGTTTTTGGGGCTGCCTACGGGTCACCGGATATTTTGGGGATGGACATGGAAATTCAGTTTGAATTGGCTCCAGAAATGGTGGCGGAGTTTAACCAAGAAAATGGAACAGATTACGAAATGATACCAGAAGGAGCTTACGAACTTTCGGGGGATAGGGCTTCCATTACATCGGGAGAAATGCAGTCCCAATCGTTGAAGGTGTGGGTGAATCCTGGCAAGGGCTTCGATTTTGAAACGCAATACCTGCTTCCCGTGACCATCAAATCAGTACAGAGTAAACTGCCGATCAATGAGTCATTGCGAACCACATATTTTTTGGTGGACGCCAATCCACCCGTTTATGAGGCTTTTGACCGGTCGCAATGGAATATCTTTGATGTTTCTTCAGAAGAAGTTTCAGGAGAAGGTGAAAACAATGGACATGCCAAGCATGCTTTGGATGGGGATATCGAAACTTTCTGGCATACACAATGGCAGGGAGCGTCCCCTGGCTTGCCTCATATTATGACCATTGATATGGGGGAAAGTAAATTGCTGAGCGGACTTTCGTTTATACAAAGGCAGAATAGGGATCAAGGTAATGTAAATGAAATATTTGTAGAGGTAAGTGTGGACGGTGTGAACTGGCAGGAAGAGGAGATATTTCCTGGAAGACTTATGGATAATAACAATATCAATCATGTTTATTTAAAGAATCCTAAAGATGTCAGGTACTTCCGCGTAACCATTACCAGTACCTATGGTAATACCAATTTCACTCATCTAGCAGAGATATACGGATTTTAA
- a CDS encoding RNA polymerase sigma factor: MFKTERNIDKEKVIALISGSEEAFDHLFRKYSKKIYHVSRKMRLGHEDAEGVVQEVFIKVWNNRERLDAKLSFNAYLIAIVRSIVIRQIQRKAKLTSYQAYQLPFLDEKDTATEDYVIFSDMMDISSKAVESLPPRQKQVFMMKSFDHLSVDEIAEKLQVSRKTVKNQIFRASKSLKEKLMESEIISLIGFMCLVSSI; the protein is encoded by the coding sequence ATGTTTAAAACTGAGAGAAATATTGACAAGGAAAAAGTCATTGCACTTATCTCAGGTTCTGAAGAGGCATTTGATCACTTGTTCAGGAAGTATTCAAAAAAAATCTACCATGTCTCCAGAAAAATGCGTTTAGGGCATGAGGATGCAGAAGGAGTGGTCCAAGAAGTATTTATCAAGGTATGGAATAACCGGGAGCGTCTGGATGCGAAACTTTCCTTCAATGCCTATTTGATCGCAATTGTGAGGTCTATCGTTATCAGACAGATCCAACGAAAGGCTAAACTGACTTCTTATCAGGCATATCAATTACCTTTTTTGGATGAAAAGGATACAGCTACGGAAGATTATGTGATTTTTTCAGATATGATGGATATCTCCTCAAAGGCTGTGGAAAGTCTTCCTCCGAGGCAAAAACAGGTGTTCATGATGAAGAGTTTTGATCATTTGAGTGTAGATGAAATAGCGGAGAAGCTTCAAGTCTCCAGAAAAACAGTAAAGAACCAAATTTTTAGGGCAAGCAAATCACTAAAAGAGAAATTAATGGAAAGTGAGATTATTTCTTTGATAGGATTTATGTGCTTGGTTTCCAGTATTTAA
- a CDS encoding outer membrane protein assembly factor BamB family protein: MKCLSFLIMVLVLVSACNRSDNFSQNNWPQPAGPNGNWQLITAAPVPTSFSVRTGENIKWTSVLPEGGQSGITVWEDRIFLTVMKPVEKVENKQDLMGSDVLALCVDAENGEILWSREMKGSSLSEYMYGFSDSSTPSPVTDGEYVWFYNASGNLSCFDYDGNLEWERRWEPVEELDGVHFPFNKQFEPFVYGELIFNMEPYWEKDGKREYAWNYIHGIDKLSGEVVWISENALTHYNTPIMGKTRQGVPALMIGRGGHHGVPEQPIGYSLVNLENGKSIWQYKAEKGMALYNATWNQDYALWYTEKENEVHVLDAETGILKKKVSLTKNADVRIWDEDKSHYQVLENIDISEELNPIVFPAWYSNILVDDKLFFMCFKKGPYRNNIGPEYALAKVDLNTGKAEYLQVPVQVRYQDDVKQYIWNQEVKAATLNNKGIDVAHDKRSQRDGWHWNFNGNPICVNGKIFFTTMAGICYIIDAKTEKFDESALVSVNDLGPEGGTWSVNTPSFADGRLYHRTLKELICIGEK, translated from the coding sequence ATGAAATGTCTTAGTTTTTTGATCATGGTGTTAGTCTTGGTCAGTGCTTGTAATAGATCTGATAATTTCTCGCAGAATAACTGGCCACAGCCCGCTGGCCCAAATGGGAATTGGCAATTGATTACTGCTGCACCAGTGCCGACTAGCTTCAGTGTGCGTACAGGTGAAAATATCAAATGGACCTCAGTGCTTCCAGAGGGAGGACAAAGTGGGATTACAGTTTGGGAGGATAGGATTTTTTTGACGGTTATGAAGCCAGTAGAAAAAGTGGAGAACAAACAGGATCTGATGGGAAGTGACGTGTTGGCATTATGTGTAGATGCTGAAAACGGTGAGATACTTTGGAGCAGGGAAATGAAAGGTAGCAGCCTTTCTGAGTATATGTATGGCTTTAGCGATAGCTCCACGCCAAGCCCAGTGACTGATGGAGAATATGTTTGGTTTTATAATGCGAGTGGTAATCTCTCTTGTTTTGATTATGATGGCAATCTAGAATGGGAAAGAAGATGGGAACCAGTGGAAGAATTAGACGGGGTGCATTTTCCATTCAATAAGCAATTTGAACCATTTGTTTATGGAGAGCTCATCTTTAATATGGAGCCTTATTGGGAAAAGGATGGGAAGCGCGAATATGCCTGGAATTATATTCATGGAATCGATAAACTATCTGGGGAGGTCGTTTGGATTTCTGAAAACGCCTTGACGCATTACAATACACCAATTATGGGCAAGACAAGGCAAGGTGTCCCTGCTTTGATGATTGGGAGAGGAGGACATCATGGTGTTCCTGAACAACCAATAGGATATTCATTGGTTAATCTTGAAAATGGAAAAAGCATTTGGCAGTATAAGGCAGAAAAGGGAATGGCACTTTATAATGCTACTTGGAACCAAGATTATGCGCTTTGGTATACAGAGAAAGAAAATGAAGTACATGTGTTGGACGCAGAGACAGGGATATTGAAAAAGAAGGTGTCCCTGACCAAAAATGCGGATGTAAGAATTTGGGATGAGGATAAGAGTCATTATCAAGTGCTGGAGAATATTGATATAAGTGAGGAACTTAATCCTATCGTTTTTCCTGCTTGGTACAGTAATATCTTGGTGGATGATAAGCTGTTTTTCATGTGTTTTAAAAAAGGACCATATAGAAATAATATTGGACCAGAATATGCATTGGCCAAAGTAGATCTCAATACAGGAAAAGCGGAGTATCTTCAGGTGCCGGTGCAGGTAAGATACCAGGATGATGTCAAACAATATATCTGGAATCAAGAAGTAAAGGCTGCCACATTAAATAATAAAGGGATAGATGTGGCCCATGACAAAAGATCCCAAAGAGATGGATGGCACTGGAATTTTAATGGGAACCCTATTTGTGTCAATGGCAAGATATTTTTTACTACCATGGCGGGCATATGTTATATTATAGATGCCAAAACCGAGAAATTTGATGAATCTGCCTTGGTTTCAGTAAATGACCTTGGTCCGGAAGGAGGAACTTGGTCAGTGAATACGCCTTCTTTTGCCGATGGAAGACTTTACCATAGGACATTAAAGGAACTAATATGTATAGGGGAGAAGTAA
- a CDS encoding RagB/SusD family nutrient uptake outer membrane protein — MMNFNDKKYRLIALALMGQLLFSSSCNEDFLNTVPDNITTLEDVFTNKNMTEEWLARIYNPIPQMWDQPYGTPWSGQSDEVNYAWSQPAINSGALTPVNTNPNHWDRYYQTIRSAGIFLENIDMNQEIFEQPGGPQLITQYKGEARFLRAYFYWLMMKQYGPIVIMGESTLPPEGDFQIPRSTWDECVAYVLSEMDKAHELVPEKHLNPNNPSQEDLQQTGRITKPIIKAVQSQILLYHASPLFNGNTSLGNFKNQDGTVLFNQTYEEARWKDAADAAKELIDMGLWDLYEVDHEDPFVKGYLSSKELMYDGWDTEGIWLRPDNNVFGSWERHCSPRNANGQAWNGIAVTQEMVDDFRMANGKSIDNPTSGYTESGFTSEASEYYAAGTYNMYVGREPRFYVNVTFNGATVPVVSVPGSDYVEFYFTGNSGKQGAPRDWPITGYTARKNIHPNSDFRSGTSFGRPAMMIRLGEIYLNYIEALNEYSPGHPDILIYLNEIRNRGGLADYEGSTDQATMRKEIRLERQIELMYEGHRYWDVRRWKIPDTEEDHQGGEFHGMNIEAGGYMSDPAFHQRVVAFTRADWRDKFYFYPIPQREIDRNKALVQFPGY; from the coding sequence ATGATGAACTTTAATGATAAAAAATATAGATTAATTGCTTTGGCCTTAATGGGACAGTTGCTTTTCTCTTCAAGTTGTAATGAGGACTTTTTGAATACTGTTCCTGATAATATCACTACGCTGGAGGACGTGTTTACCAACAAAAACATGACCGAAGAATGGCTGGCCAGGATATATAACCCCATTCCCCAGATGTGGGATCAGCCTTATGGTACGCCATGGAGCGGACAGTCTGATGAAGTAAACTATGCATGGTCTCAACCGGCGATCAACTCAGGGGCACTTACACCGGTAAATACCAACCCCAATCATTGGGACAGGTATTATCAAACCATTAGGTCTGCAGGGATTTTTCTCGAAAATATTGATATGAACCAGGAAATATTTGAGCAACCAGGCGGACCACAGTTGATTACCCAATACAAGGGAGAAGCCAGGTTCTTGAGGGCATATTTCTATTGGTTGATGATGAAGCAGTACGGGCCAATAGTGATTATGGGGGAAAGCACACTACCTCCAGAAGGTGATTTTCAAATTCCAAGAAGTACTTGGGACGAATGTGTAGCATATGTGCTCTCTGAAATGGATAAAGCCCATGAGCTGGTGCCAGAAAAGCATCTAAATCCCAATAATCCGAGCCAAGAGGATTTACAGCAAACAGGAAGGATTACCAAACCAATCATCAAAGCAGTACAATCCCAAATTTTGCTGTATCATGCCAGCCCTTTGTTCAATGGAAATACAAGTTTGGGTAATTTTAAAAACCAGGATGGGACTGTTTTGTTTAACCAGACTTATGAGGAGGCAAGATGGAAGGATGCGGCTGATGCAGCAAAGGAATTGATCGATATGGGCTTATGGGACCTTTATGAAGTAGACCATGAAGATCCTTTTGTAAAAGGATATCTCTCTAGTAAAGAATTGATGTACGATGGTTGGGATACAGAGGGGATTTGGTTGAGGCCGGACAATAATGTTTTCGGCTCTTGGGAAAGACATTGTTCTCCTAGGAATGCCAATGGCCAAGCTTGGAATGGTATCGCTGTAACCCAAGAGATGGTGGATGATTTTAGAATGGCCAACGGTAAAAGCATTGATAACCCAACCAGTGGGTATACTGAATCCGGATTTACTTCAGAGGCAAGTGAATATTATGCTGCGGGTACTTATAATATGTATGTCGGAAGGGAGCCAAGGTTCTATGTCAATGTAACGTTTAATGGGGCTACTGTGCCGGTAGTGTCCGTGCCTGGGTCTGATTATGTGGAGTTTTATTTTACTGGAAACAGTGGTAAGCAAGGGGCTCCGCGGGATTGGCCGATTACAGGATACACGGCAAGGAAGAACATTCATCCAAATTCCGACTTCAGAAGTGGAACAAGCTTTGGAAGACCAGCCATGATGATCCGTTTGGGAGAGATATACCTGAACTATATAGAGGCACTCAATGAATATTCTCCGGGCCATCCTGATATATTGATTTATCTCAATGAAATCAGGAACCGGGGAGGTTTGGCAGATTATGAAGGAAGTACAGATCAAGCCACTATGCGAAAGGAAATCCGATTGGAGAGACAGATTGAATTGATGTACGAGGGACATCGCTACTGGGATGTAAGAAGATGGAAAATTCCTGATACTGAAGAAGATCACCAAGGAGGAGAGTTTCATGGGATGAATATTGAAGCAGGTGGATATATGTCTGATCCAGCATTCCATCAAAGAGTGGTTGCCTTTACCCGGGCAGACTGGAGGGATAAATTCTATTTTTATCCAATACCTCAAAGGGAAATCGACAGGAATAAAGCTTTGGTTCAGTTTCCTGGTTACTAG
- a CDS encoding FecR family protein produces the protein MDKRKQFEDFIAGKLSNEEARAFLTWLMSQEGEDELSATIDEEWSERAKEREYPEYDMEKLLSRTKIAKGEGSTLRLSREEKRSDHASKSGAHKFPWLRLVAGLVILFSLSFLLTKWGEEPVTEPDISSIEMVTRKNPSGVKTRIHLPDGSVVYLNAESTLSYPKDFISHREIRLSGEAFFEVKKDSLHPFSVTSDRLTTVALGTTFNIRAFESDGAVEVTLASGKVRVSDSQTRQSLTLLPGEAASIKAGTEELEKYTADVSMVTQWVKGILVFKNTSFKEIIKRLERWYGVEIHLQGEIANEKCSGEFMEGESLANVLKVLSYSVEFEYKIEGNQVIIIQNQ, from the coding sequence ATGGACAAGAGAAAACAGTTCGAGGATTTTATTGCGGGGAAACTTTCCAATGAGGAAGCAAGGGCTTTTTTGACATGGTTGATGTCTCAGGAAGGAGAGGATGAACTTTCTGCTACCATCGATGAAGAATGGTCTGAAAGGGCAAAGGAAAGAGAGTATCCGGAATATGATATGGAGAAGCTCTTGAGCAGAACCAAGATAGCAAAAGGAGAAGGGAGTACTTTGCGCCTTTCTAGGGAAGAAAAGCGGAGTGATCATGCTTCAAAGAGCGGCGCTCATAAATTCCCTTGGTTGAGGTTAGTCGCGGGGTTGGTAATTCTTTTTTCATTGTCTTTTCTTTTAACTAAATGGGGAGAGGAGCCTGTTACTGAGCCAGACATATCCAGCATAGAGATGGTTACCAGAAAGAATCCTTCTGGAGTTAAAACACGGATACACTTACCTGATGGTTCTGTGGTTTATTTGAATGCTGAAAGTACATTAAGTTATCCCAAAGATTTTATTAGCCATAGAGAAATTCGCCTAAGTGGGGAAGCTTTTTTTGAGGTGAAAAAGGATAGTTTACATCCTTTTTCGGTGACCAGTGATCGCTTGACCACGGTGGCCTTGGGGACTACATTTAATATTAGGGCCTTTGAATCAGATGGCGCAGTGGAGGTAACCTTGGCAAGTGGAAAGGTGAGGGTAAGTGATTCGCAAACACGCCAATCTTTGACGCTGCTTCCTGGGGAGGCGGCCAGTATAAAAGCAGGAACTGAGGAATTAGAAAAATATACTGCAGATGTCTCCATGGTCACTCAGTGGGTCAAGGGGATTTTGGTGTTTAAGAATACCTCATTCAAGGAAATCATCAAAAGGTTAGAGCGCTGGTACGGAGTAGAAATCCATTTACAAGGAGAAATTGCTAATGAAAAATGTTCAGGTGAATTTATGGAAGGAGAGTCATTGGCAAATGTGCTGAAGGTGTTGAGTTACTCCGTTGAGTTTGAATACAAAATTGAAGGAAATCAAGTGATTATTATCCAAAACCAATAA
- a CDS encoding peptide-N-glycosidase F-related protein: MKHFNLLLLLLLMTSFRTFGANSDTLEIISHDQITVVTDPSKGEKNYTHWAVFPDKDEAIRKIIMKVKFACPDNMRCADWDYLDHITIKRIGGKNGEMKDFEIGRMLTPYGGAFGKDWEFDWQVDVTDFSLLLRDSVEIEYKHTGYEPNNDRGWKVSLAFDIIKGQPVREPISITKVYQGAYKYGDKENPIEEALKPVSIKKASDAEMARMRIIQTGHGMARPDGCGEFCNKFRDFLLDGKLVASRQIWKACGNNPLYPQAGTWIFDRANWCPGDLIQPDIYEFKLENDEHTVQLAMEDYQSPKPSAQELISAYVIQYKPSKEKNDVAIEDVIIPSNKAIHSRLNPAGFDPTIIIKNNGANTLNSLQIAHGGENQKPIKFQWKGNLKPGETDTIKMDGLIPQEGKLQYHFELNKPNGKRDGYTQDNQMTSSYSPTPVHEPNVIFYLETNHAAEENAYKIIDAKGNIIFDRALGTLTADTTYKDSLHLPSGAYRLLLTDKGGDGLEFWYKTRAGRGKAILLNQEGKILKSFDSDFGSSISYNFTIGENADPIKEDEISLGVFPTRTNDFTYFDYLSNNPEEIFIKLIKDPGGEVVEEHHYLNFKEGKLTFDLSRYPKSRYYFRVYVKGKVVYNKRVRVKE, from the coding sequence ATGAAACATTTCAATCTGCTCCTCCTTTTACTCCTGATGACTTCTTTCAGAACTTTTGGAGCAAATTCAGATACCTTGGAGATCATCAGCCATGATCAAATCACTGTGGTGACAGACCCCTCTAAAGGAGAAAAAAACTACACCCATTGGGCCGTTTTCCCTGATAAGGATGAAGCCATTCGAAAAATCATCATGAAGGTCAAATTTGCCTGTCCTGATAACATGCGCTGTGCGGACTGGGACTATCTGGACCATATTACCATCAAAAGAATCGGGGGAAAAAATGGAGAAATGAAGGATTTTGAGATAGGCAGGATGTTAACGCCATACGGTGGAGCTTTTGGCAAAGATTGGGAATTTGACTGGCAGGTGGATGTCACTGATTTTAGTCTTTTGCTCAGAGACAGTGTAGAGATTGAATACAAGCATACTGGATACGAGCCGAATAATGACAGGGGCTGGAAAGTATCCCTTGCCTTTGACATCATCAAAGGACAACCGGTAAGAGAACCTATCTCCATTACCAAAGTTTACCAAGGAGCTTATAAATATGGTGATAAAGAAAATCCGATTGAAGAAGCTTTGAAACCTGTAAGTATAAAAAAAGCCAGTGATGCTGAAATGGCTAGGATGCGTATTATCCAAACAGGCCATGGCATGGCCCGACCCGATGGCTGTGGAGAGTTCTGTAATAAATTCAGGGATTTTCTTCTGGACGGAAAACTTGTCGCAAGTAGACAAATTTGGAAAGCCTGTGGCAACAACCCACTATACCCACAAGCCGGCACCTGGATTTTTGACCGGGCTAACTGGTGTCCAGGAGATCTGATCCAACCTGATATTTATGAATTCAAGCTGGAAAATGATGAACATACTGTTCAGTTGGCCATGGAGGATTATCAGTCTCCCAAACCAAGCGCACAGGAATTGATTTCAGCCTATGTCATCCAATATAAGCCTTCTAAAGAAAAAAATGATGTCGCTATTGAAGATGTGATTATCCCTTCCAATAAAGCCATCCACAGCAGACTGAATCCAGCAGGTTTTGACCCTACCATTATCATCAAAAACAATGGAGCCAACACCTTAAATAGCCTACAGATTGCTCATGGAGGTGAAAACCAAAAACCGATCAAATTTCAATGGAAAGGTAATCTAAAACCTGGAGAAACAGATACTATCAAAATGGATGGACTTATCCCACAAGAGGGAAAATTGCAATACCATTTTGAACTGAACAAACCAAATGGAAAAAGGGATGGATACACCCAAGACAACCAAATGACTTCTAGCTATTCCCCTACTCCCGTTCATGAACCAAACGTGATTTTCTATTTGGAAACCAATCATGCAGCCGAGGAAAATGCCTATAAAATCATTGATGCTAAAGGGAATATCATTTTTGATAGAGCGCTAGGCACTTTGACAGCAGACACTACCTATAAAGATTCACTTCACTTACCATCTGGAGCATATCGATTGCTACTGACCGATAAAGGAGGTGATGGTCTGGAATTTTGGTACAAAACAAGGGCTGGACGAGGGAAGGCCATTTTACTCAACCAAGAAGGCAAAATCCTCAAAAGTTTCGATTCTGACTTTGGTAGTAGCATTTCCTATAATTTTACTATCGGAGAAAACGCTGACCCAATCAAAGAAGATGAAATCTCCTTAGGAGTATTTCCTACCAGAACCAATGACTTCACCTATTTTGATTACCTTTCCAACAACCCTGAAGAAATTTTTATCAAATTGATAAAGGATCCTGGTGGAGAAGTGGTCGAAGAACATCATTACCTAAACTTCAAGGAAGGAAAACTAACCTTTGACCTGAGCAGGTATCCCAAAAGCCGGTACTACTTCCGCGTCTATGTCAAAGGAAAAGTAGTGTACAATAAACGGGTACGCGTCAAAGAATAA